The following proteins come from a genomic window of Bos mutus isolate GX-2022 chromosome 21, NWIPB_WYAK_1.1, whole genome shotgun sequence:
- the CLBA1 gene encoding uncharacterized protein CLBA1 has protein sequence MSPERLPIASVRARGTNMQDQRELGGAAGQGLPLCAFLSDLPEQGGGVSLRQVSKDSGAPGRQSGDAVEWARLRCALPPPAGEARTSGGSCEGLSTSTARGPDPGEHSGAWGEFEVFQESSASSEQFCQSFELQERPAASQPWRTASAQKEHGSSQPHQGGVTGTGAIAASELVVSCEDVFRSAFQEVPVPQATEGISTLDHFLEARNEESSGLESAQKLCSESRKLWRALHNTGTTTISRCIWSESRSRENFLPVLGVDAAQKSLSGSPGRTLGEPGLHEPEELGFHLQRCRALIQTKLSGTPTGGQGSLITYSLFLKTPIHGNGQYITIPRKKKIFSPRNLKLTLFNSDIY, from the exons ATGTCTCCTGAGCGTCTTCCCATCGCGTCTGTGCGGGCCCGGGGCACCAACATGCAAGACCAGCGGGAGCTGGGGGGCGCAGCTGGCCAGGGGCTCCCTCTCTGCGCCTTTCTGAGTGACCTCCCAGAGCAAGGAGGCGGGGTTTCCCTCCGCCAGGTTTCTAAAGACAGCGGTGCCCCTGGGAGGCAGAGTGGTGACGCTGTGGAGTGGGCGAGGCTCCGCTGCGCCCTTCCCCCGCCGGCCGGGGAAGCCAGGACCTCTGGGGGCAGCTGCGAGGGCTTGTCTACCAGCACCGCCAGGGGTCCAGACCCAGGGGAACACAGCGGCGCCTGGGGGGAGTTTGAAGTCTTTCAAGAATCCTCAGCCAGCTCTGAACAATTCTGTCAGTCTTTTGAGCTCCAGGAGAGGCCCGCAGCCTCTCAGCCGTGGAGAACCGCTTCTGCCCAAAAGGAGCATGGTTCTAGCCAGCCTCACCAGGGTGGAGTGACAGGAACCGGCGCCATCGCCGCTTCTGAG cttGTTGTTAGCTGTGAGGATGTTTTCAGGTCTGCTTTTCAAGAAGTACCAGTCCCACAGGCCACCGAGGGTATCTCCACCTTAGACCACTTCTTAGAAGCAAGGAATGAAGAAAGCTCTGGCCTTGAATCCGCGCAGAAACTGTG TTCTGAATCTAGAAAACTCTGGAGGGCTCTTCACAACACCGGGACCACGACGATCTCCCGATGCATCTGGAGCGAGTCCCGCAGCCGGGAAAACTTCCTTCCTGTTCTCGGAGTAGATGCCGCTCAGAAG AGCCTCTCGGGGAGCCCTGGCCGCACTCTGGGGGAGCCCGGCCTCCATGAGCCCGAAGAGCTTGGCTTCCACCTGCAGCGCTGCAGAGCCCTGATCCAGACCAAG CTCTCGGGGACACCGACTggtggacagggcagcctgatcACCTACAGCCTCTTCCTGAAGACCCCCATACATGGAAATGGGCAGTACATCACAATTCCAAGGAAAAAGAAGATTTTCAGTCCTCGTAACCTAAAACTGACATTGTTTAATAGTGACATTTACTAA
- the CDCA4 gene encoding cell division cycle-associated protein 4 — protein sequence MFARGLKRKCSEEEAPADPLQRQSLLDMSLVKLQLCHMLAEPNLCRSVLIANTVRQIQEEMTQDGSWCLPGPQTAGRLPRDRLVSTEILCRSARAGPPQAPDPADLASALQAVPAIQVPGAVPAGPWGRAGPGESRGGFPRSLDQVFETLESHSPGAVEELFSDVDGPYYDLDAVLTGMVGGAKSGPEGLETFASAAAPPPGTGCKADLGELDHVVEILVET from the coding sequence ATGTTCGCCCGGGGGCTGAAGAGGAAGTGCTCGGAGGAGGAGGCGCCCGCCGACCCCCTGCAGCGCCAGTCGCTCCTGGACATGTCACTGGTCAAGCTGCAGCTGTGCCACATGCTGGCGGAGCCCAACCTGTGCCGCTCGGTCCTCATCGCCAACACAGTCCGGCAGATCCAGGAGGAGATGACCCAGGACGGGAGCTGGTGCCTGCCTGGGCCCCAGACCGCGGGGCGGCTGCCACGTGACCGCCTCGTGTCCACTGAGATTCTGTGCCGCTCGGCTCGGGCGGGGCCGCCCCAGGCCCCCGACCCAGCAGACCTGGCCTCTGCGCTGCAGGCGGTCCCGGCAATACAGGTTCCTGGGGCCGTGCCGGCAGGCCCCTGGGGCAGGGCCGGCCCTGGAGAGAGCCGAGGGGGCTTCCCCAGGTCACTAGATCAGGTGTTTGAGACGCTGGAGAGCCACAGCCCGGGCGCGGTGGAGGAGCTGTTTTCCGACGTGGACGGCCCCTACTACGACCTGGACGCCGTGCTGACGGGCATGGTGGGTGGCGCCAAGTCGGGCCCGGAAGGGCTGGAGACCTTTGCCTCCGcggccgccccgccccccggcACCGGCTGCAAGGCGGACCTGGGCGAGCTGGACCACGTGGTGGAGATCCTGGTGGAGACCTGA